In a single window of the Saccharothrix australiensis genome:
- a CDS encoding carboxymuconolactone decarboxylase family protein has protein sequence MAHIELGLDETSLPGITGLLRFRPETAGPLSALAEVLLRGPHPLSAGERELIAAYVSGLNECSFCRDSHSAFAAEQLDEGMALVDQVRADLDSAPVSEKLRALLRIAGAVWESGRKVTPELVERARAHGATDVEVHDTVLIAAAFCMYNRYVDGLGTVVPADPGAYVEAGRRIVERGYLDLA, from the coding sequence GTGGCACACATCGAACTGGGGCTCGATGAGACCTCGTTACCCGGTATCACCGGGTTGCTGCGCTTCCGGCCCGAGACGGCCGGACCGCTCAGCGCGTTGGCCGAAGTCCTGCTGCGCGGGCCGCACCCGCTGTCCGCGGGCGAGCGCGAGCTGATCGCCGCCTACGTGTCGGGGTTGAACGAGTGCTCGTTCTGCCGCGACTCCCACTCGGCGTTCGCCGCCGAGCAGTTGGACGAGGGCATGGCGCTGGTCGACCAGGTGCGCGCGGACCTCGATTCCGCGCCGGTTTCGGAGAAGTTGCGCGCGCTGCTGCGGATCGCGGGCGCGGTGTGGGAGTCGGGTCGCAAGGTGACGCCCGAGCTGGTGGAGCGGGCGCGGGCGCACGGCGCGACCGATGTCGAGGTCCACGACACCGTGCTGATCGCGGCGGCGTTCTGCATGTACAACCGGTACGTCGACGGCCTGGGAACGGTCGTGCCGGCGGATCCCGGCGCGTACGTCGAGGCCGGGCGGCGGATCGTCGAGCGCGGCTACCTCGACCTGGCGTAG
- a CDS encoding SDR family NAD(P)-dependent oxidoreductase — translation MLVTVTGGTGFVGAHTVSELVRAGHRVRLLVRDPGAVDAAVRPLEVPPGALDVVVGDVTDERSVAGAVRGADAVVHAASVYSFDRRRRAEMLRTNACGTEVVLTAARRAGVGRVVHVSSIAALFGPGVRVIGDRSPVGTTREPYAATKAASEAIARRHREEGAPVVISYPPALLGPHDPKLGDQNRRLRDTARGIMPLWPAGGLQIGDVRDTAALHAALLSPDVTGGHFGPGHHLTTAEYVAAVREATGRSLPAMFLPATLLAPFGRLVDLVQPLWPWHIPAEYGAIATVGAAVRVDPTASTLNLKPRPFTDTVTDTVRWLTETNAIPHRKPPS, via the coding sequence ATGCTGGTGACCGTCACCGGCGGTACCGGTTTCGTCGGCGCGCACACGGTGTCCGAACTCGTGCGCGCCGGCCACCGGGTCCGCCTGCTGGTCCGCGATCCCGGCGCGGTGGACGCCGCCGTGCGCCCGCTGGAGGTGCCGCCCGGCGCGCTGGACGTCGTGGTCGGCGACGTGACCGACGAGCGGTCGGTCGCCGGGGCGGTGCGCGGTGCGGACGCGGTGGTGCACGCCGCCTCGGTGTACTCGTTCGACCGGCGCAGGCGCGCGGAGATGCTGCGCACCAACGCCTGCGGCACGGAGGTGGTGCTCACCGCCGCGCGCCGGGCGGGTGTCGGGCGGGTCGTGCACGTGTCCAGCATCGCCGCGCTGTTCGGACCCGGCGTGCGGGTCATCGGCGACCGGTCACCGGTCGGCACGACGCGCGAGCCCTACGCGGCGACCAAGGCCGCGTCGGAGGCCATCGCGCGGCGGCACCGGGAGGAGGGCGCGCCGGTGGTGATCAGCTACCCGCCCGCTCTCCTCGGGCCGCACGACCCCAAGCTCGGCGACCAGAACCGCCGGCTGCGCGACACCGCGCGCGGCATCATGCCGCTGTGGCCGGCCGGCGGCCTCCAGATCGGCGACGTGCGGGACACGGCGGCGCTGCACGCGGCACTGCTGTCCCCGGATGTGACGGGCGGGCACTTCGGCCCCGGCCACCACCTGACGACGGCGGAGTACGTGGCGGCGGTCCGGGAGGCGACGGGCCGGTCACTGCCCGCGATGTTCCTGCCGGCCACCCTGCTGGCCCCCTTCGGCCGACTCGTGGACCTGGTGCAACCCCTGTGGCCGTGGCACATCCCGGCGGAATACGGGGCGATCGCGACCGTAGGCGCGGCCGTCCGCGTAGACCCGACGGCAAGCACCCTGAACCTCAAACCCCGCCCCTTCACCGACACGGTCACCGACACCGTGCGCTGGCTGACCGAAACCAACGCCATCCCGCACCGCAAGCCCCCTTCCTGA
- a CDS encoding flavin reductase family protein, which translates to MTVYEAAPTMEETSLRDAMSRFATGVTVLTVGGEHMHGMTANAFSSVSLDPPLVLCCVARTAVMHEAISNAKRFAVSVMGADQRDTAKYFADKRRPHGSAQFDAVDWLEGAHSGAPLLSGALAWLECELVHCYEGGDHTIFVGQVLGCRRGAGTRALLFYGSAFHQV; encoded by the coding sequence ATGACCGTGTACGAGGCGGCGCCCACGATGGAGGAGACCTCGCTGCGGGACGCCATGTCCCGGTTCGCGACCGGCGTCACGGTGCTGACCGTCGGCGGCGAGCACATGCACGGCATGACGGCGAACGCGTTCAGCTCGGTGTCGCTGGACCCGCCGCTGGTGCTGTGCTGCGTGGCCCGGACGGCGGTGATGCACGAGGCGATCAGCAACGCCAAGCGGTTCGCCGTGTCCGTCATGGGCGCCGACCAGCGCGACACCGCGAAGTACTTCGCCGACAAGCGCCGGCCGCACGGGTCCGCGCAGTTCGACGCGGTGGACTGGCTGGAGGGCGCGCACAGCGGGGCGCCGCTGCTGTCCGGCGCGCTGGCGTGGCTGGAGTGCGAGCTGGTGCACTGCTACGAGGGCGGTGACCACACCATCTTCGTCGGGCAGGTGCTCGGCTGCCGCCGTGGCGCGGGCACGCGGGCGCTGCTCTTCTACGGCAGCGCGTTCCACCAGGTCTGA
- a CDS encoding acyl-CoA thioesterase — MSAYYEIRHTVGFEETNLVGNVYYVNYLRWQGRCREMFLKEKAPTVLEEVRDDLKLFTLKVECEFFAEITAFDELSVRMRLEELTQTQIQFSFDYVKVTGGQEVLVAKGRQRIACMRGPNTDTVPARVPEDLRTALAPYAEAPVLARAGLGG; from the coding sequence GTGTCGGCGTACTACGAGATCCGCCACACCGTCGGGTTCGAGGAGACCAACCTCGTCGGCAACGTGTACTACGTGAACTACCTGCGGTGGCAGGGCCGGTGCCGGGAGATGTTCCTGAAGGAGAAGGCGCCCACCGTGCTGGAGGAGGTCCGCGACGACCTCAAGCTGTTCACCCTCAAGGTCGAGTGCGAGTTCTTCGCCGAGATCACGGCGTTCGACGAGCTGTCGGTGCGGATGCGCCTGGAGGAGCTGACCCAGACGCAGATCCAGTTCAGCTTCGACTACGTGAAGGTGACCGGCGGCCAGGAGGTCCTGGTCGCCAAGGGCAGGCAGCGGATCGCGTGCATGCGCGGCCCGAACACCGACACGGTGCCCGCGCGGGTGCCCGAGGACCTGCGCACGGCGCTCGCGCCCTACGCCGAGGCCCCGGTGCTCGCGCGCGCCGGACTGGGAGGATGA